CTCCGCCGCGGACTGCATCTTCACCTTGAACGTGTAGCCGATCAGGTTGAAATCATTAATGTACATGGAGGCCAGCTTGCTCTGAAGCGTCGTGAAAATGCGGTTCACGGGCACGTGCATGCTCTGCGCTTTTTCACGGTCAATGTTCAGGAAAAGCTGGGGCGTGTTCGCCTCATACGCGCTGCGGGCGAACATGGTGCCGGGGAGCTTGTTGATCTTGTCCAGCAGGTCGTTCGTCACGCGTTCCAGGTCCTTGGGCGTTTCCTCCCCGCTGGCCTGGAGCATGAAGGAGACGCCGCCCGTCAGGCCCAGCCCCATGATGGCGGGGGGGCTGAACACGGTGGCCTTGGCCGCCGGAATCTCATCGCACAGGATGGAGGCCTTCTGCATGATGGAATCCAGGGAAAGCTCCGGAGTCTTGCGTTTGTCCCAGGGGTCAAGCTGGGCGATGCACATGCCCAGGTTCTCCCCGTTGCCGCCCATGAAGCTGAACCCGGAAGTGGAGGAAACCTGGCGCACGCCGGGAATGCTCATGAGCTTCTGTTCCGCGCTGCGCATGGCCTGTTCCGTGCGGCCCAGCGTGGCGCCCGGCGCCAGCTGGATGTCGCAGAAAACGGTGCCTTTGTCTTCCGGGGGGAGGAAGGACTTGGGAACGGTCTCAAACAGCTTCCAGTTGCCGACCAGGACGGCGGCCAGCAGAATCAGCGTGAGCCAGGCGCGGCGCACCATGATGCCGGCGCATTTGATATAGCTCTTGCGCGCCCATTCCAGCGTGGCGTTGAAGGGGCGGAAGGGGCTGAACCTGCTCTGCTTCTTCTTTTTCTTCTTCAGCAGCAGCACGCACAGGGCGGGGCTGAGCGTCAGGGAATTGATGGCGGAAAGGCACAGGGCCACGCACATGGTCACGGAGAACTGCATGTAAATGTTCCCCACCATGCCGCCGAAGAAGGCGATGGGCACGTAAATGGCCACTGTCACCAGCGTGGTGGCGATGATGGCCCCCGTGATCTGGTGCATGCTCTTCTTCGTAGCCTCCTCCGGGGACAGGTCCTCCGTCTCCAGAATGCGCATGGTATTCTCCACCACAATGATGCCGTCGTCCACCAGGGAGCCGATCACCAGAATCAGGCCGAACATGGTCAGCACGTTGATGGAAAAGCCCAGAGGCAGCAGGATGGCGAAGGTGCCGATCAGGGAGACGGGAATGGCGAGCGCCGGAATAAGGGTGGCGCGCCAGTCCTGAAGGAACACGTACGTGATGCCCACCACCAGGATCAGGGCGATGATGAGCGTTTCCACGATTTCCGCCATGGTGGCGGAGATATACTGCGTGGGGTCGTAGCTGACGACGTAGCTCACGCCGTCCGGGAAGCGTTCCTGCAACTTCACCAAGGTATCCTTCACGCCGTTCATGGCTTCCAGGGCATTGGCGTCGTCCAGGCGGTATACGGCCATGTTCACGGAATCCTCCCCGTTGTTGCGGCTGCTGCCCGTGTAGGTTTCCGCTCCCAGCTCAATGCGGGCGATGTCGTCCAGCCGGGTGACGTGGCCGTCCTGCCCGGTGCGGACGATGATCTTGCTGAACTCCTCCACGGTTTGAAGCCGTCCGGTGACGTTCACCTTATACTGGATGAAATTGTTTTCCCCTTCCGAGCCGATGGACCCGGCGGCGGCCTGCACGTTCTGCGCCTTGATGGCGTTGGATACGTCCTCCGGCGTAATGTTCAGGGCGGACATGCGCAGGGCGTCCAGCCAGATGCGCATGCTGTAATTCTTTTCCGGCATCAGGTTGACGGCGGAGATGCCCGGCACGCGGGCAATCTCATCCTTCACCCTGGACTTGACGAAGTTGTTCAGCTCCAGGGAGCTCATGCTGGTGGACCGGAAGGCGAAGAACCCCAGGATGTCCGAGGAGCGCTTCCGTATCTTGATGCCCTGGTCCGTTACCTCCTTGGGCAGCTTGTACTCCACCCGCTTCAAGGCGTTCTGGACGTTCACCATGTTGATGTCCGAGTCCGTGCCGCTCTTGAACGTCAGGGAAAGGGAATAACCGCCGGTGTTGTCAGACTTGGAGGAGAAATAAAGCAGGTTCTCCAGCCCGTTGAGTTCTTCCTCAATGGGGGAGGCCAGCGTCTCCATCACCACCTGGGCGCTCGCACCCGTGTAGGTGGCCTGCACGTTGATGCTGGTGGGGGCGATTTCCGGATACTCCGCAATGGGCAGCTGCTTCAGGCAGATGCCGCCCGCCAGAATCATCAGGATGGCGATGACGATGGCGAATTTGGGGCGTTTGATAAACAGGTCCGCAATCATGGAAGAATCAGTTTTGAGCGGAATACACCGGATTCACCTTGGCGCCGGGGCGCACCTTGTGCATGCCGTCGATGATGATGACTTCCCCTTCCTTCACGCCGGAGCTGAAGCACTGTTCATTATTGACCGTATTGCCCAGCGTGACGTCGCGGCGTTCCACCACGCCCTGGTCATTCACCACGTAAACGTAGCTCTTGTAGGCGTCATGCATCACGGAGGAAATGTTGGCCGCCGGGAAGCGGTCCACATTCTTCTTGGAAAGATTCACCGTGACCACGCCGCCGGGCGTCAGCACGTCTTCCGGATTGGGGAACTTGGCCCAGACGTTCAGGGTGTCCGTAGTCGGCTGGACGGTATTGTCCGTCATGAAAACGGTGCCCGGCTGGTCGTACGCCTTGCCGTTGGCAAGGTTGACGGACACCAGGGCCTCCTTCTTCATCTTCTCCTGGGTGCCGAACAGGGAAAGGAAATCGCGTTCGCTGATGGGGAACTTCACGTACACCTCGTCAATGCCCGTGATGGTCACCAGGGAACCGGAGGTGGGAGTGATGTAGTTGCCCGTGGAAAAAGTGACGCGGCCCGTGCGGCCTGTGATGGGAGCCGTGAGCTTGGTGTAATTAAGGTCGTCCTTCGCTACCGTGATGGCGGCGTCTGCGGACTGTATCTCCGCTTCCAGGGCGTGCATGGTGCTCTTGGCGTTTTCCACCGTATCCATGGAAACGGACTTGGAGGCCAGCAACTTGTTATAGCGTTCAAAGCTGTTCCTGGCGTAAAGCAGCTTGGCTTCCAGCTGGGCCTTCTTGGCTACCGCTTCCTCCACGGCCGCCTTGTAGCGCGTGTCTTCTATCTCGAAAAGGAGGTCTCCCTTCTTCACCACCTTGCCTTCCCGGAAACGGGTGGCGACGATGTTGCCGGAAACGCGGGGCTGTACGGTCACCCGGTCAATGGACTCCACCTGGCCGATGTACTTTTTGTTCACCGCGCTGTCGATGGCGGTCGCTTTCTCGACAAGTACGGTGCTCGGCTTGGCAACTTTTCCCGGGGCGCCCTGGGAGTAACCCGGCGTCAGGAGGGAAAAAAGCAGGCCGGAGGCGGCCAGCAGGCGGAGGGGAACCTTCCGTTCATGCGTGTATTTTTTCATATGGCGTTATTGATGGTAAACGTGGTTGTAAAGGGTATTCAGCGTGCGGCAGAAATTTTCCCTGTCCTCCTCCGTCAGGATGCTGAACAGGGACTCCAGCCGTTTCTTCATGCCGTTGCGGAGCTGGTGGAACTTGGATTCCCCTTCCTCGGAAAGGCGGATGCACAGGGAGCGCCTGTCCCGCGGATTCTCCTTGCGGTCAAACAGGCCTTTCTTCACCATGCTGTCCACCAGCAGGGAGGTGGAGGGGACGCTCATGCGGAGATGGTGGGCCAGCGTTTTCAGGGGAATGCCTTCATGGCGGTCCGTCATCAGCCGGTTCAGGGCTCCTAGGGCTTCCATCTGGCGGACGGAAAGCCCCATGATCTTCTGGTAGTGGTTCTGGTCCACTTCATTCAAATTATCCCTTTTAAACTGATAGAGAATGGTTTCAAATTTATGAACGGAAGTGGTGATATCCACGGCAGGTTGAAGCATGTGGCTGTTATGTCAAAACTTGTTAACTGTTGTCAAACTAAAACAAATAATGTTGAGGATTTGTTACTGTTTTTTAATAATCGGGAAAATGAAAGCTCCTATTCCATTACCATACAAACCGCCGGCAGTTGCGAAAGTTGCAAAAAAAGTCTTTTTCTCTTGTCACTGGAGATAAAGGCATGTATAAGCATCCCCGTCCTCGCCGCAAGGCACGGACAGCATCCAAGGTCAGGGAGCGGTAGCTCAGTTCGGTTAGAGCGCCAGCCTGTCACGCTGGAGGTCGCGGGTTCGAGCCCCGTCCGCTTCGCCACCTTGTTCAAGAGAATAGCCGCCTCCGGGCGGCTTTTTTGTGCCCGGGGCTATCCGGTTCACTGGAATTTGTCCGTTCCACCATTTTTTCCCAGAGCGCGTCCGGCTGGGAGTGAAGGCCTTCCCGATCTTCACATGAAAAACAATCCACGGCATGTAGAGGACATGTTCACTTTTTCATTACGGTCAGGAATTTGTAAGGAGCAAGGGGCCCTTGCTCCAGCAGCACGGCCATCAGGAATCACGGGGAGGGGACAATACCCGCGGTTTGCATAAAAGGCATCCAGATGGGAGCGGAGGTTTGGTTAGCGCCTCTTTCAGATTCACTCACCCCGCAGGCTTCAAGCTTTGCTTTCCGTCCAACCGGGCGTGCCCGGTTTCCCGGTCTTCGCGTGAAATGCTCCTTTCTTTTCCTTTCGGAAAAATCACTCCTTCCCGCGGAGCAGGGGACCATGCTTGATTTCACAACTCCCTTCCTGCATGATGCCCGCATGATTTTGGAACTGCACTCCCCGCTGGACATGCACCTTCACCTCAGGGACGGCGATATGCTGAAACTGGTCGCTCCCCTGAGTTCCGCCTCCTTTGCCGGGGCGGTCATCATGCCCAACCTGGTTCCCCCCGTGGCGGACGCGGATGCGGTGCAGGCCTACCGCCGGCGTGTGGTGGACGCGTGCGGAGGCGACGTCTTCCAGCCGTACATGACGGCCTTCTTCCGCTCCTACACGGAAGGGGAGCTGGCCCGGCTCAGGGAACTGGTCTTCGGCATCAAGCTGTACCCGGCGGGAGCCACCACGAACAGTGATGGAGGCGTGAAGGCCATGAAGGATGCGGAAGCCACCATGTCCATCATGCAGGAAATGGGCATTCCGCTGCTGGTGCACGGTGAAAGCCACGGATTCGTGATGGACCGGGAAGCCGAATTCCTGGACGTTTACCGGGACCTGGCCGCGCGCTTCCCCAGGCTGACCATCTGCATGGAGCACATCACCACCGCGTCCGCCGTGCAGCTGCTGGATGAATTTGAAAACCTGACGGCCACGGTAACCCTCCAGCACCTGCTCATCACGCTGGACGATGTGGCCGGGGGCATGCTCCGCCCCCATCTCTTCTGCAAGCCCATCGCCAAAAGGCCGGAAGACCGGGAAGCCCTGCTGAAAGCGGCTCTCTCCGGGCACCCGCGCCTCATGTTCGGCAGCGACTCCGCCCCCCATCCCATCCACGCCAAGGAAGCGTGTGGATGCGCCGCCGGCGTGTTCACCGCCCCCATTGCTTTGCCGCAACTGGCGGCCCTCTTTGAAAAGCATGATGCCCTGGACAAGCTTCAGGGGTTCGTTTCCGGCCATGCCTGCGCCGTGTACGGACTGACGCCGCCCGCCAAAACGGTGCGCCTGCAACGGAAGGAAATGCTGGTGCCAGACGCCTATGAAGGGCACGCCCAGAAAGTGGTGCCGATGGATGCCGGAGACGTCATTCCCTGGAGCCTGATGTAACGGGCTCTTCCGGCGGAAGATGACAGAACGCATTTTCAGGAAACCGTCTTTATACTGGATATTCCGGACGATCCGGCTACAATCCCTGCTCATGGATCGGATTCGCGTTTACACGGGTGGAGTAGCTTCCTGTAATGGTTATCTCTTCAAGACGAAGGATAACACTTACGTGGCGGTGGATGCTCCGTCCGGCTTCGCGGACTGGATATACTCCAAGAAACCCGATATCATCATTACGGATCTGCTCATCACCCACCAGCACTTTGACCATGTGGAGGACGCCTGCCGCATGCGCCAGATCTTCGGCTGCCGCATTCATGCCGGACAGCCTTACAGTGAAGACCTGACGCTGGAAAAAATGGCGCGGGACGCCTGGGGTCTTCCCCTCAACGTTCAGCCGTTTGTGGTGGATGAAGTGCTTACGCAGAACATTCACACGGCGGACTGGGGCGGCCTGCTGTGGCATCTGCACCAGGTGCCGGGGCACTCTCCGGACAGCATCGTTTACGACCTCCCGGATGAAGGAATCATGTTCGCGGGGGACGTCATCTTTGCCGGTTCCATCGGGCGCACGGACCTTCCGGGCGGAAACCTGCGGCTGCTGAAGCAGGGCATTGAAACAAAAGTGCTCAACCAGCCCGCCACCACCAGGATTTTCCCGGGGCACGGCCCGTACACCACCGTGAAGAATGAACTGCTGACCAATCCGTTCATCTCCTGACCACGGCTTCTGCGCCCGTTGCGCGGTGGCCGTGCTTTATTTTTAGCAAGCATACAAGATCAATGTTATTTTCAGAATTAGGTTTATCGGAACCCGTCTTGAAGGCGGTGGAGAAATGCGGTTATGAACATCCCACCCCCATTCAGGAGCAGGCCATCCCCATCATTCTGGAAGGCCGGGACCTCATCGGAGCCTCCCAGACGGGAACGGGAAAAACCGCAGCCTTTGCACTCCCCCTGCTGACCAAGCTGAAACCCATGGGCCAGCCCCAGATTCTGGTGCTGGAACCAACCCGCGAACTGGCGGACCAGGTGGCGGAAGCCTTTGCCGAATACGGTGAATACACCGGCCTGAAAGTGGCCCTGCTGTACGGCGGCGTGGGCTACGGCAAGCAGACGGAAGACCTGAAAAACGGGGCGGACATCGTGGTGGCTACCCCCGGGCGCCTGGTGGACCACTTCTACCGCGGCACCATGCGCTTCGGAGAAGTCAAGGCCCTGGTGCTGGATGAAGTGGACCGCATGCTGGACATGGGCTTCCTCCCCATTGTCCGTAAAATCATCAACCT
This DNA window, taken from Akkermansia muciniphila, encodes the following:
- a CDS encoding efflux RND transporter permease subunit, with amino-acid sequence MIADLFIKRPKFAIVIAILMILAGGICLKQLPIAEYPEIAPTSINVQATYTGASAQVVMETLASPIEEELNGLENLLYFSSKSDNTGGYSLSLTFKSGTDSDINMVNVQNALKRVEYKLPKEVTDQGIKIRKRSSDILGFFAFRSTSMSSLELNNFVKSRVKDEIARVPGISAVNLMPEKNYSMRIWLDALRMSALNITPEDVSNAIKAQNVQAAAGSIGSEGENNFIQYKVNVTGRLQTVEEFSKIIVRTGQDGHVTRLDDIARIELGAETYTGSSRNNGEDSVNMAVYRLDDANALEAMNGVKDTLVKLQERFPDGVSYVVSYDPTQYISATMAEIVETLIIALILVVGITYVFLQDWRATLIPALAIPVSLIGTFAILLPLGFSINVLTMFGLILVIGSLVDDGIIVVENTMRILETEDLSPEEATKKSMHQITGAIIATTLVTVAIYVPIAFFGGMVGNIYMQFSVTMCVALCLSAINSLTLSPALCVLLLKKKKKKQSRFSPFRPFNATLEWARKSYIKCAGIMVRRAWLTLILLAAVLVGNWKLFETVPKSFLPPEDKGTVFCDIQLAPGATLGRTEQAMRSAEQKLMSIPGVRQVSSTSGFSFMGGNGENLGMCIAQLDPWDKRKTPELSLDSIMQKASILCDEIPAAKATVFSPPAIMGLGLTGGVSFMLQASGEETPKDLERVTNDLLDKINKLPGTMFARSAYEANTPQLFLNIDREKAQSMHVPVNRIFTTLQSKLASMYINDFNLIGYTFKVKMQSAAEDRTSINDIMNTYIQNDQGQMVPISSVATLSYMVGPRQISRFNQLMSAEVTAQARPGVSSGELMNQIEALPLPENYSITWTDMSYQERQNDGKIVLLMGMALLFGYLFLVAQYESWTVPISVIVSVSVALLGALLGLIICNTPLSIYAQLGLVMLVGLAGKNAILMVEFSKMERERGVPIQEAALEGARQRFRAVMMTAISFIIGVFPMVIASGAGAASRKAIGISTFYGMILATLVGILFIPALYAMFQRYREWVKALFTRKAD
- a CDS encoding MarR family transcriptional regulator, with translation MLQPAVDITTSVHKFETILYQFKRDNLNEVDQNHYQKIMGLSVRQMEALGALNRLMTDRHEGIPLKTLAHHLRMSVPSTSLLVDSMVKKGLFDRKENPRDRRSLCIRLSEEGESKFHQLRNGMKKRLESLFSILTEEDRENFCRTLNTLYNHVYHQ
- the pyrC gene encoding dihydroorotase, with the protein product MILELHSPLDMHLHLRDGDMLKLVAPLSSASFAGAVIMPNLVPPVADADAVQAYRRRVVDACGGDVFQPYMTAFFRSYTEGELARLRELVFGIKLYPAGATTNSDGGVKAMKDAEATMSIMQEMGIPLLVHGESHGFVMDREAEFLDVYRDLAARFPRLTICMEHITTASAVQLLDEFENLTATVTLQHLLITLDDVAGGMLRPHLFCKPIAKRPEDREALLKAALSGHPRLMFGSDSAPHPIHAKEACGCAAGVFTAPIALPQLAALFEKHDALDKLQGFVSGHACAVYGLTPPAKTVRLQRKEMLVPDAYEGHAQKVVPMDAGDVIPWSLM
- a CDS encoding efflux RND transporter periplasmic adaptor subunit, encoding MKKYTHERKVPLRLLAASGLLFSLLTPGYSQGAPGKVAKPSTVLVEKATAIDSAVNKKYIGQVESIDRVTVQPRVSGNIVATRFREGKVVKKGDLLFEIEDTRYKAAVEEAVAKKAQLEAKLLYARNSFERYNKLLASKSVSMDTVENAKSTMHALEAEIQSADAAITVAKDDLNYTKLTAPITGRTGRVTFSTGNYITPTSGSLVTITGIDEVYVKFPISERDFLSLFGTQEKMKKEALVSVNLANGKAYDQPGTVFMTDNTVQPTTDTLNVWAKFPNPEDVLTPGGVVTVNLSKKNVDRFPAANISSVMHDAYKSYVYVVNDQGVVERRDVTLGNTVNNEQCFSSGVKEGEVIIIDGMHKVRPGAKVNPVYSAQN
- a CDS encoding MBL fold metallo-hydrolase → MDRIRVYTGGVASCNGYLFKTKDNTYVAVDAPSGFADWIYSKKPDIIITDLLITHQHFDHVEDACRMRQIFGCRIHAGQPYSEDLTLEKMARDAWGLPLNVQPFVVDEVLTQNIHTADWGGLLWHLHQVPGHSPDSIVYDLPDEGIMFAGDVIFAGSIGRTDLPGGNLRLLKQGIETKVLNQPATTRIFPGHGPYTTVKNELLTNPFIS